The following are from one region of the Magallana gigas chromosome 6, xbMagGiga1.1, whole genome shotgun sequence genome:
- the LOC105344409 gene encoding extracellular tyrosine-protein kinase PKDCC, translated as MLKLLWRRVSPWKLCLLASLVVLGLNVTLHWRFDKLEWGAEGVGNSDWRGLSEQVFRSHGFHGTFENRLRKLMEKSTDVGLDVIKIQNEAPMSVSYTENLIECEDFVKITNRTYLESGWTKAVYKGYYRGDPVAIKTVDVRGHHLRSCVTKGRNHGDCYQLAAQKIVKEIVVLQAIAHNNVVKVLGFCVPGTNRDIQEVAMVTELGEGVDLIKLLQMSWEDRFRISYDISSIIEWMASSHYGSLAMNDFRRQQFVLVNGSLKLSDVDDLGFGDPVCEVDNECTLRFASSNFTQTLPCKEGKCSNYNEMKNLFNGGRHFTTFLLPHGAPESLRPLVDRVVDGYSNLTLNSRQILRLMKKIKSLYISGKYLNRPIQQFSKDYQLYPASDLPGKFDYRCRLSLSGSGCTRSAYDVMEASTICDADPECRGFVVSKQTTWSGRMLVHFKSGYGQPEKNIDTSLYVRTT; from the exons ATGTTGAAATTGCTCTGGAGACGAGTGTCGCCGTGGAAACTGTGTCTCCTAGCTTCCTTGGTTGTCCTGGGCTTAAACGTGACCTTACATTGgcgttttgacaagctagaaTGGGGGGCGGAGGGGGTAGGGAATTCTGACTGGAGGGGTCTTAGTGAACAGGTATTTAGATCCCATGGATTCCATGGGACATTTGAAAACCGTCTGCGAAAGCTAATGGAGAAATCCACAGACGTAGGGTTAGATGtgatcaaaattcaaaacgaagCTCCTATGTCAGTGTCTTACACAGAAAATCTGATCGAGTGTGAGGATTTCGTGAAAATAACGAACAGGACGTATTTAGAGTCAGGCTGGACGAAAGCCGTGTATAAAGGGTACTACAGGGGAGACCCCGTCGCCATAAAAACAGTAGACGTGAGAGGTCATCATTTAAGGTCGTGTGTGACCAAAGGTCGTAACCATGGTGACTGTTACCAACTGGCAGCacaaaaaattgtgaaagaGATTGTTGTTCTACAGGCTATTGCCCACAACAATGTTGTTAAG GTGCTAGGATTCTGTGTCCCTGGAACTAACAGAGACATCCAAGAGGTTGCCATGGTAACAGAGTTGGGTGAGGGTGTGGACTTGATCAAACTCCTCCAGATGTCCTGGGAGGATCGCTTCAGG ATTTCGTACGATATTTCCTCCATCATTGAGTGGATGGCTTCCAGTCACTATGGCAGCCTCGCTATGAACGACTTCCGCCGCCAACAGTTTGTACTGGTCAATGGCTCTCTTAAACTCTCTGACGTTGACGATTTGGGCTTTGGAGATCCGGTCTGTGAAGTAGATAATGAGTGCACGTTACGTTTTGCGAGCTCCAACTTCACTCAAAC ATTACCCTGTAAAGAAGGGAAGTGTTCGAATTACAACGAGATGAAAAACTTATTTAACGGAGGTCGCCATTTTACGACGTTTTTACTCCCCCATGGTGCCCCCGAATCGCTGCGCCCTCTAGTGGATAGAGTTGTGGATGGTTACAGTAATCTCACACTTAATTCTCGACAAATACTTCGTTTGATGAAGAAAATCAAAAGTCTGTATATATCAGGAAAGTACTTAAACAGGCCCATACAGCAGTTCTCTAAAG ATTACCAGTTGTATCCTGCGAGTGACCTCCCCGGGAAGTTTGACTACAGGTGTCGCTTGTCGCTGTCCGGATCGGGGTGTACTCGATCAGCCTATGACGTCATGGAGGCCTCCACTATCTGTGATGCTGACCCCGAGTGTCGTGGTTTTGTTGTATCCAAGCAGACAACGTGGTCAG GTCGCATGCTGGTGCATTTCAAATCCGGTTATGGTCAGCCAGAAAAGAACATCGACACCTCGCTTTACGTTAGAACCACGTGA
- the LOC105344410 gene encoding uncharacterized protein isoform X2 codes for MLGYKLKNENDNSVSEKNLSIVEEIKQAAEEAVQETGYVYDEASGFYYDKNSGYYYDSETALHYDSHTGTYYTYDSYSRTYIFHSQVDPSYLQQSQGETAYPCHFEANRQCEQNSFKDYRDLAVAPTANSNTTPSKSSKKRKNKTKKDKTTKVLKVDDSKEKSDSLQNLNCNNSKNQENCTEKGELNMEEDGEIATEVDEQLKSVAASEDLDMNVSQMEFDENAKLNSQFQIDESELQGLNRKQRREKIRLLKKAFEEKLRQGDLRTCEVSDNGRTCSERVDKFDQVCSSVNSGQEPEMIETGYSMYGCDELCSSSDSSVVMEEMSVHSSVIVSDSSGTTITSTYSLQNTTIQDFLSTASENVKKEDPQDQTGDLEGSVPIPVCGNCDKTGDKNLVTCHVQDETTYRGNLSDDTQNAVDYDFVAKVKHENSDARCTLVGNSDLGKDIQGHEILDQKDSQSMSCDLNESMDDNDSTVKSSSHVDSYLKSSELTMKSANIDNVESLSLNLVQTSDKTSEFRDSEDSRSLCTDESELESGELTDSSDESEESSEEDELIVQGEEPVEDQDPHYLPPCIRIIVMDSDHLDYGSLFIITVDGGTIGREKNQGNLIIIPDINISKVHAQFQYNTDSCQYNLMDFGSQNGTFLNEHRISESKCSSAAVPVKHGDMVQVGCTRLLLHIHPGNDTCEQCEPGIIQAAFQAQQAKSIPILSKEDKKKQARQELNQIKKKYGLKNAAYEENSAVKNPNYQDRADERRKTKGSDNPHQVDEAPASVHRPITQGNVGHKMLKKMGWSEGESLGKDNSGIQDPVTVNFRANQKAGLGSVEACSTSLDDVGTAKKNKRWLQAQQRYRKAEVNQQLPTPGWVKDDS; via the exons ATGTTGGGATACAAACTGAAG AATGAAAATGACAATAGTGTCTCGGAGAAGAACCTGAGCATCGTTGAGGAGATCAAGCAGGCCGCGGAGGAAGCTGTACAGGAGACCGGATACGTTTACGACGAGGCATCTGGGTTCTATTACGACAAAAATAGTGGCTATTATTATGATTCT GAGACTGCCCTTCATTATGATTCCCATACAGGTACCTATTACACGTATGACTCTTACTCCAGGACTTACATCTTCCACTCCCAAGTTGATCCTTCTTACTTGCAACAATCTCAGGGAGAGACAGCATATCCGTGCCACTTTGAGGCTAACAGACAGTGCGAGCAAAACTCGTTCAAGGATTACCGAGACCTAGCTGTTGCACCCACTGCAAACTCGAATACCACACCCAGCAAGAGCAGTAAAAAACGCAAAAATAAGACTAAAAAG GATAAAACCACTAAAGTCTTAAAGGTTGATGATAGTAAGGAAAAGTCTGACTCTTTGCAAAATTTGAATTGTAACAATTCAAAAAACCAGGAAAACTGTACAGAAAAGGGAGAACTAAATATGGAGGAAGATGGAGAAATAGCCACTGAGGTGGATGAGCAATTGAAAAGTGTAGCAGCATCAGAGGATTTGGACATGAATGTATCTCAAATGGAGTTTGATGAAAATGCCAAATTGAACAGTCAATTCCAGATAGATGAATCTGAATTGCAAGGTTTAAACAGGAAACAGAGAAGAGAGAAAATAAGACTATTAAAGAAGGCATTTGAGGAAAAATTGAGGCAGGGTGATTTAAGAACTTGTGAGGTTTCAGACAATGGAAGGACTTGTTCAGAGAGAGTTGATAAATTTGATCAGGTTTGTTCTTCTGTGAACAGTGGGCAAGAACCCGAGATGATTGAGACAGGGTACAGTATGTATGGCTGTGATGAGTTGTGTTCGTCCTCGGATTCTTCTGTGGTGATGGAAGAGATGAGCGTTCACTCCAGTGTCATTGTGTCCGACTCCAGTGGAACAACCATTACCTCCACATATAGTCTCCAAAATACTACTATACAGGACTTCCTCAGTACGGCTagtgaaaatgtcaaaaaagagGACCCCCAGGATCAGACAGGGGACCTTGAAGGTTCTGTACCGATTCCTGTCTGTGGAAACTGTGATAAAACAGGAGACAAAAATCTTGTGACCTGTCACGTACAGGATGAAACCACCTATCGAGGGAATCTTAGTGATGACACTCAAAATGCTGTGGATTATGATTTTGTGGCCAAAGTCAAACATGAAAATAGTGATGCAAGATGTACACTTGTTGGTAATTCTGATTTAGGAAAAGATATTCAAGGTCATGAAATCTTGGATCAAAAGGACTCACAGTCAATGTCTTGTGATCTCAATGAATCAATGGATGATAATGATTCCACTGTGAAAAGCTCTTCTCATGTTGATTCATACCTCAAATCTTCTGAACTTACAATGAAGAGCGCCAACATTGACAACGTGGAGAGCCTCTCTTTGAATCTTGTACAGACCAGTGATAAAACATCGGAGTTTCGGGACTCGGAAGACAGTAGATCTCTCTGTACAGATGAGTCTGAGCTCGAGTCTGGCGAGCTGACAGACAGCTCAGACGAGAGTGAAGAAAGTTCAGAGGAGGATGAGCTAATTGTTCAAGGGGAGGAGCCAGTGGAAGATCAAG ATCCACATTACCTTCCACCTTGTATCCGTATCATTGTGATGGACTCTGACCATCTGGATTATGGATCACTTTTCATCATCACAGTTGACGGAGGGACAATAGGAAGGGAGAAGAACCAAGGGAACCTCATCATCATACCAGATATAAACATAAGCAAG GTCCATGCTCAGTTTCAGTACAATACTGACAGCTGCCAGTACAATCTGATGGATTTTGGAAGCCAGAATGGGACATTCCTCAATGAACATAGAATATCTGAG TCCAAGTGTAGCAGTGCTGCAGTGCCAGTAAAGCATGGGGACATGGTACAGGTGGGGTGTACACGCCTACTTTTACACATCCACCCAGGCAACGACACATGTGAGCAGTGTGAACCGGGCATCATCCAGGCTGCTTTCCAGGCCCAGCAAGCAAAGA GTATTCCTATTTTGTCCAAAGAAGATAAGAAAAAGCAAGCAAGACAGGAACTAAATcagattaaaaagaaatatggaTTAAAG AATGCTGCTTATGAAGAAAACAGTGCAGTAAAAAATCCAAACTATCAAGACAGGGCTGACGAACGCAGGAAAACCAAAGGGAGTGACAATCCTCACCAGGTGGATGAAGCCCCTGCTTCTGTACACAG ACCAATTACGCAAGGCAATGTTGGACACAAAATGTTGAAGAAAATGGGTTGGAGCGAGGGAGAGAGTTTGGGAAAAGATAACTCAGGCATCCAGGACCCT gtCACCGTGAACTTTAGAGCGAATCAGAAAGCAGGCTTAGGTTCAGTAGAGGCCTGCTCCACTTCTTTAGATGACGTTGGAAcagcaaagaaaaataaacgGTGGTTGCAGGCACAACAAAGGTATAGGAAGGCAGAAGTCAACCAACAACTACCCACCCCTGGGTGGGTCAAAGATGACAGCTAA
- the LOC105344410 gene encoding uncharacterized protein isoform X1, whose product MNKNVDKSMYDAQKDASSEESQISLHKLQADGCQQCKKIENEYIECQKKLERSQRQLSKANNYNEDLRKQIDWLSSELHNYRKKSRKKADVGIQTEDAALPMENKSIWKGERTNPIKIDDENENDNSVSEKNLSIVEEIKQAAEEAVQETGYVYDEASGFYYDKNSGYYYDSETALHYDSHTGTYYTYDSYSRTYIFHSQVDPSYLQQSQGETAYPCHFEANRQCEQNSFKDYRDLAVAPTANSNTTPSKSSKKRKNKTKKDKTTKVLKVDDSKEKSDSLQNLNCNNSKNQENCTEKGELNMEEDGEIATEVDEQLKSVAASEDLDMNVSQMEFDENAKLNSQFQIDESELQGLNRKQRREKIRLLKKAFEEKLRQGDLRTCEVSDNGRTCSERVDKFDQVCSSVNSGQEPEMIETGYSMYGCDELCSSSDSSVVMEEMSVHSSVIVSDSSGTTITSTYSLQNTTIQDFLSTASENVKKEDPQDQTGDLEGSVPIPVCGNCDKTGDKNLVTCHVQDETTYRGNLSDDTQNAVDYDFVAKVKHENSDARCTLVGNSDLGKDIQGHEILDQKDSQSMSCDLNESMDDNDSTVKSSSHVDSYLKSSELTMKSANIDNVESLSLNLVQTSDKTSEFRDSEDSRSLCTDESELESGELTDSSDESEESSEEDELIVQGEEPVEDQDPHYLPPCIRIIVMDSDHLDYGSLFIITVDGGTIGREKNQGNLIIIPDINISKVHAQFQYNTDSCQYNLMDFGSQNGTFLNEHRISESKCSSAAVPVKHGDMVQVGCTRLLLHIHPGNDTCEQCEPGIIQAAFQAQQAKSIPILSKEDKKKQARQELNQIKKKYGLKNAAYEENSAVKNPNYQDRADERRKTKGSDNPHQVDEAPASVHRPITQGNVGHKMLKKMGWSEGESLGKDNSGIQDPVTVNFRANQKAGLGSVEACSTSLDDVGTAKKNKRWLQAQQRYRKAEVNQQLPTPGWVKDDS is encoded by the exons atgaataaaaatgtggATAAGTCAATGTATGATGCTCAAAAAGATGCAAGTTCTGAAGAATCACAGATCAGTTTGCATAAATTGCAAGCAGACGGATGTCaacaatgcaagaaaattgaaaatgagtACATCGAATGTCAAAAGAAATTGGAGAGGTCTCAGCGACAGTTATCAAAAGCTAATAATTATAACGAAGATTTGAGGAAACAGATCGACTGGCTCAGCTCAGAGCTTCACAACTATAGAAAGAAATCCAGAAAGAAGGCTGATGTTGGGATACAAACTGAAG ATGCTGCATTACCAATGGAAAACAAATCAATCTGGAAGGGAGAAAGAACAAATCCAATAAAAATTGATGATGAg AATGAAAATGACAATAGTGTCTCGGAGAAGAACCTGAGCATCGTTGAGGAGATCAAGCAGGCCGCGGAGGAAGCTGTACAGGAGACCGGATACGTTTACGACGAGGCATCTGGGTTCTATTACGACAAAAATAGTGGCTATTATTATGATTCT GAGACTGCCCTTCATTATGATTCCCATACAGGTACCTATTACACGTATGACTCTTACTCCAGGACTTACATCTTCCACTCCCAAGTTGATCCTTCTTACTTGCAACAATCTCAGGGAGAGACAGCATATCCGTGCCACTTTGAGGCTAACAGACAGTGCGAGCAAAACTCGTTCAAGGATTACCGAGACCTAGCTGTTGCACCCACTGCAAACTCGAATACCACACCCAGCAAGAGCAGTAAAAAACGCAAAAATAAGACTAAAAAG GATAAAACCACTAAAGTCTTAAAGGTTGATGATAGTAAGGAAAAGTCTGACTCTTTGCAAAATTTGAATTGTAACAATTCAAAAAACCAGGAAAACTGTACAGAAAAGGGAGAACTAAATATGGAGGAAGATGGAGAAATAGCCACTGAGGTGGATGAGCAATTGAAAAGTGTAGCAGCATCAGAGGATTTGGACATGAATGTATCTCAAATGGAGTTTGATGAAAATGCCAAATTGAACAGTCAATTCCAGATAGATGAATCTGAATTGCAAGGTTTAAACAGGAAACAGAGAAGAGAGAAAATAAGACTATTAAAGAAGGCATTTGAGGAAAAATTGAGGCAGGGTGATTTAAGAACTTGTGAGGTTTCAGACAATGGAAGGACTTGTTCAGAGAGAGTTGATAAATTTGATCAGGTTTGTTCTTCTGTGAACAGTGGGCAAGAACCCGAGATGATTGAGACAGGGTACAGTATGTATGGCTGTGATGAGTTGTGTTCGTCCTCGGATTCTTCTGTGGTGATGGAAGAGATGAGCGTTCACTCCAGTGTCATTGTGTCCGACTCCAGTGGAACAACCATTACCTCCACATATAGTCTCCAAAATACTACTATACAGGACTTCCTCAGTACGGCTagtgaaaatgtcaaaaaagagGACCCCCAGGATCAGACAGGGGACCTTGAAGGTTCTGTACCGATTCCTGTCTGTGGAAACTGTGATAAAACAGGAGACAAAAATCTTGTGACCTGTCACGTACAGGATGAAACCACCTATCGAGGGAATCTTAGTGATGACACTCAAAATGCTGTGGATTATGATTTTGTGGCCAAAGTCAAACATGAAAATAGTGATGCAAGATGTACACTTGTTGGTAATTCTGATTTAGGAAAAGATATTCAAGGTCATGAAATCTTGGATCAAAAGGACTCACAGTCAATGTCTTGTGATCTCAATGAATCAATGGATGATAATGATTCCACTGTGAAAAGCTCTTCTCATGTTGATTCATACCTCAAATCTTCTGAACTTACAATGAAGAGCGCCAACATTGACAACGTGGAGAGCCTCTCTTTGAATCTTGTACAGACCAGTGATAAAACATCGGAGTTTCGGGACTCGGAAGACAGTAGATCTCTCTGTACAGATGAGTCTGAGCTCGAGTCTGGCGAGCTGACAGACAGCTCAGACGAGAGTGAAGAAAGTTCAGAGGAGGATGAGCTAATTGTTCAAGGGGAGGAGCCAGTGGAAGATCAAG ATCCACATTACCTTCCACCTTGTATCCGTATCATTGTGATGGACTCTGACCATCTGGATTATGGATCACTTTTCATCATCACAGTTGACGGAGGGACAATAGGAAGGGAGAAGAACCAAGGGAACCTCATCATCATACCAGATATAAACATAAGCAAG GTCCATGCTCAGTTTCAGTACAATACTGACAGCTGCCAGTACAATCTGATGGATTTTGGAAGCCAGAATGGGACATTCCTCAATGAACATAGAATATCTGAG TCCAAGTGTAGCAGTGCTGCAGTGCCAGTAAAGCATGGGGACATGGTACAGGTGGGGTGTACACGCCTACTTTTACACATCCACCCAGGCAACGACACATGTGAGCAGTGTGAACCGGGCATCATCCAGGCTGCTTTCCAGGCCCAGCAAGCAAAGA GTATTCCTATTTTGTCCAAAGAAGATAAGAAAAAGCAAGCAAGACAGGAACTAAATcagattaaaaagaaatatggaTTAAAG AATGCTGCTTATGAAGAAAACAGTGCAGTAAAAAATCCAAACTATCAAGACAGGGCTGACGAACGCAGGAAAACCAAAGGGAGTGACAATCCTCACCAGGTGGATGAAGCCCCTGCTTCTGTACACAG ACCAATTACGCAAGGCAATGTTGGACACAAAATGTTGAAGAAAATGGGTTGGAGCGAGGGAGAGAGTTTGGGAAAAGATAACTCAGGCATCCAGGACCCT gtCACCGTGAACTTTAGAGCGAATCAGAAAGCAGGCTTAGGTTCAGTAGAGGCCTGCTCCACTTCTTTAGATGACGTTGGAAcagcaaagaaaaataaacgGTGGTTGCAGGCACAACAAAGGTATAGGAAGGCAGAAGTCAACCAACAACTACCCACCCCTGGGTGGGTCAAAGATGACAGCTAA